Genomic window (Nicotiana sylvestris chromosome 7, ASM39365v2, whole genome shotgun sequence):
GACTTCAGCACTAAAATAATGCCCGAGGTCAAAAGGGAAGCCACTGATACTTCCCCCAAGAAACACGACCTATGTATTCTGTACACCGATGGTGCCTCCAACGTGTCAGGATCTAGACTGGGACTCGTACTCAAAGTCCCGATAGGCGAGAAAATTTGCCATTCCATACAGTGTCCCGATATGACTAATAATGAGaccgagtatgaggccgtaattgcaggGTTAAAACTGGCACTCAAGTATAGAGCACGACGGATAGTCCTTCGATGCCACTCACAACTCGTCATGAATCAAGTCACatggactttccaaatcaaggaacAGAGGCTACAAAAATATCAGGCCGAGATCTGCAAGTTACTGCCCGAGTTCGACAAATACCAGCTCGGCCAAATACCTAGAGTGCAGAACATCGAGGCGGATGACCTCGCCAAATTGGCGGCCGCCACTAAAAGCATAACCGGAAAAGAGAATGTTGTCACTCTCCTCTACTCGACCATCGACCAAATTGAGGTACGCACCATTAACCTAACTTGGGAATGGTGCAGCCATATTGTAGCCTACCTGCAGGACGGCGTACTCCCAAACGACAAAAAAGAATCCAAAAAGCTTCAAATGCAAGCAACCAGGTATAGCATCATCAACAACAATCTATACAAAAGGATGTATGGTAGCCCTCTAGCAAAATGTCTAGGACCAAACCAGACACGGCGCGTCCTAGAAGAGGTCCACGAGGGTCACTGCGGGGCTCACAAAGGAAATCGATCCCTAGTCAGATATCTTATATGAGCAGGCTACTACTGGCCCACAATAAAAAAGGAAGTAGCTGACTTTCTTAAAAAATGTGAGTTGTGCCAAAAGTACCCCTCTATGATCCACCAAGCGGGCGAACACCTCCACTCAGTCACTTCGCCTTGGCCTTTCattaaatggggaatggatatcgtcagCCCCTTACCGCAGGATGAGGTAATGTACTATTTCTTTTGGTTTTGactaactatttttctaaatggttGGAAGCAGGTGCGTACGCCCAAATACGTGAGAAAGAAGTGATCGCCTTCATATGGAGGAACATCATAGGCGACTTCGGCATCCCCTAAGAAATTAGTTGTGATAACAGACCCCAATTCACAGGGAAGAAGGTCGCAGAGTTCTTCGAGAAATGGCACATCAAAAGAATACTCTCCATGACATATCACAACGCAAGCAACGAACAAGCTGAGTCCTCCAACAAAACGATATTGAATATAATGAAAAAGAAACTCGAAATTGCTAAGGGATTGTGGCCAGAGATGCTGCCAGAAGTGTTGTGGGAATACCGCACCACACCAAAGACAAGCATAGGGGAAATGACATACTCACTAGTCTATGGGACTGATGCAGTGATACCAATCAAAGTCGGAGAACCGAGTCTAAGATATTCAAATGATAGTGGGCCAAGCAACGATAAAAGCAAAACACAATACCTCGACGAGGCCAAAGGACGAAGAGACATGGCTTACATAAAAATGGTAGCCAAAAAACAACAAGCAGAGtagtactacaacaaaaaagcAAAGGTCAGGCCACTCACAGTCGGGGACTATGTACTCAAAGCCAAAACTCAGGCGAGCAAGGATCCACGGGAAGGCAAGCTGAGGACCAATTGGGATGGCCCATACAAAATCACGGCTGCATTAAACAAAGGGTCGTTCCagctagaaacaatggagggaaaattactaccaaacaattggaatgtcacccacctcaaatacttcaacttctaaggATAGACGTCccctaagtcgtactctttttccctcacccgagttttgtcccaattgggttttttcGCGGAGTTTTTTAATGAGGTGACGAAGAGGGCATCTCGAAGCTAAGTATAAGTTCATCGCTCAATCTCTCAACTACTTCTCCGGGTCGACCAATGAAGGGACTAAATAGATGGGGACTTCTCCATTGTATGAATGAACAGAGCAAAAACATGTAAATTTCTCCAATGAATGTATAAACAAAGCGAAATACGCAAACACATGATGTTAACATTTCTCCACCAAGTTTATACATTACGCCAATCGGGGAaactacattcgacctcgttcgaattaatttTAAAGTCAACATTTGACCTTGCTCAAATCGACttatattcgacctcgctcgaatcgacttacattcgaccttgctcgaattaattTTAAAGTCAACATTCGAACTCATTTCGAATGAATTTTAAAGTCAACATTCGACATCGCTCGAATCGACTTACATTCAACCTCACTTAAATCGACCTACATTCGATCTCATTCGAATTAATTTTAAAGTCAACATTCAACCTTGCTCGAATcaacttacattcgacctcgctcgaatcgaccTACATTCGATCTCGTTCAAATTAATTTTGAagtcaacattcgacctcgcttgaatcaACTtacattcaacctcgttcgaataaaTTATAAAGTCAatattcgaccttgctcgaatcgatttacattcgacctcgttcgaattaatttTAAAGTCAATATTCGTCCTCGGCCGAATCgacttacattcgacctcgttcgaattaatttTAAAAGTCAACATTTGACCTCACTTGAATCGTCTTATATTCGACCCCGTTCGAATCAAATCttatttgacctcgctcgaattaattaAGACACTTACATACATACAACTCGGCTCgaactaattaataaatgatcCGACCTCGCACGAGCTCAACTTACAGTCAGCCTAATTAAATTGCCATCAAAGTAGTCAATCAAGAAAAACATTCAAAGGAAAAATAAGAAACTCAGAAGTAGATAGCAAAAGTATCATTCCAAAAGACATCTTACAAAGGCCAAACGGATGCTcgcaaaacaaaaaagaaaaaaacacaacAAAAGTACAAAACGAGTACACTACTCGACAACTTCACCCCCATCTCCATCATCACCAGCATCCTCGACATCGAAGTATTTGTCATTATACCAAGCACCTGGATCGAGACCGCCTACGTTATTTTCATCATCACCCTCCCCAGGCGTACCAGGATCATAGCTACAAGCTTCCCGAGCCGCACATGACTTAACACGAGAAGCCTCAAATTCTGCCTCATAAGGTTTACCAGCCATCATCAAGGCCCTGAATATGTCTGGATGAGCCTCAACATGAACCCACTTCTCGTATAAATCACGTGGAGCATCGGGATAAGTGGAAGCATGGGAGGAAGGTGGTTGAGCCAGCAGCTGCGCCTTCTCAGCCTTTAGGACAGCAATCTACTTGTTCAGGTCCAAAACCTTTGTCTCTAAGCCACTAATCCATTCCTCGAGTCTCGCCTCCTTAAGCGCAAACGTCTCTACTTCATTTGCCTGCTCAGATCTGAGGACACAGATGGAACCCGCTAATGTCTTCATCCTGGCTTTCTTGGCTCTCTCCAACTTTGCCGCTTTTATGGACAACTCACCATTTAAGCCATCGGCTCTAGCTTTACTCTGCTCAAGCTCGGCCGCTAAGAATGCCACCTGAGCCTGAAGGTCAATGCACTCGGCCACAACCCCCTTGCTCATCTCAAGATCGTCCTTTTTGGCTCCTAATGTTCCTTCGAGCTCACTACACCTACCGATGACTCTCACAAGCTCATCATCCTTATGCTTCAGCTCATTGTCCTTCCACTTCAGCTTGTCTCAGAGTCTCTAGAACTGACCATCCTCGCAAAGTATGCTGCTCAATGCACAATGCTTGGTATGATACTCCCTATACTTAGACTCCGTTCTTTTATAGAGAGCCTTCCTTTTCTCTTCTCAATAGGGGCACACTCAATCTCCAGGATGAGAGTCTGATAAATGGGTTGGAAATAATCAGCAAAGACGAACAaggtaaagaaagaaaaagatatgAGGACACTAAAAAGATAAAAGACTTACTCGAAGTGACATCTGGGAGATGCCTAATGACAAGTCGGCATCCTTGAATATCTGCAAGGTCCTATTCTCGCCGCCAGCGCAGAGGGGAATCAAAGCCGGGACCACGCTCTCCAAGTTGGTTAACATATTGTAGTCCAAGggaattgtattggaaaaaatCTGAATCTAAATATTGAAGATGATGTGTCATGACAcatggactggtcaaaaggtcaaaatgcaataaatagccaagaggcatgGGAGACAACAGATATGAGGAGAAGAaaacaacataggtgtggaccattacttaaataggtacgagtctcgtacctattcgagtcactAAAAGACCGAatatcggaagaagttgaagatacgaatctgatgacgtaaaagagtctaaatacaacattaaatatcaaatacgttagagaatttgaattaaatagaaatgattgtgtaatgtttcttttaatgtcatttatttctcataattgcctcattaagacaaaggcattacatcttctcctagaatcaactataaaaggagaaggactcaacatctgtaaggacaagaaatattattgagattacactgaaatacaaaattACTTATTACTTAATTATTCTTAAAAGCCTTTTATTATTTTCGTCtccagattatcagtaacccaagTTTCTCTATATTTCTAAGCTCTGACCAaaaactcagatttttggttaaacaaattggtttcgtTACCGGGAATTTGATAATATTCTCTTTTAAGCTACATTCCAGTCGTTGTTAtcatcatgtcaaacaacaataacagtgaaaacaccttgggaaaccatgaaaatcaaatccatcaaaatcaaggataTTTACAAAACATTTACGTGGTTTCCTCCCctcaaaattcaccacgtcaatctcgtgaaggcactcctgctcctgaatatcgtgctgatcaacaagagtaatctgaacattttgaaggggtagatgaagctttacaaaaagtAATTGATGCACGGGTTaacaaagctcttcaggctctagttagtcgattacCTGTTGCATCACCCACACCTacaactaataataataatacattggagaatcctcgttctggccttgttaattctggaaatggaggaacccccagtgaaccacaggaaggagaaccaggtaattcaaataattctcatttgcaaaatttagtattaactttgcagaaacagcttaaggaacaaaatgagcgcatcgagcaaatccctggagttcccccTGTAATTAAAGGAGTGGATGTggataaatactcacaacaaccttggaaaccaagtgttgctccccttccaatccctaaaaagttcaaaatgcctgacatctcgaaatatgatggaacaacagacccacgtgatcacgtaactgcatttacaacaggtatgaaaggcaatgacttgaccaaacaagaaattgaatcagtactggtcaagaaatttggagaaacactcaccaagggcgcattaacctggtattctcttttacccgaaaattctattaattcttttgctgagcttgcagattcttttattaaagcacactcgggagctcaaaaggttgagaaaagaatggaggatattttcaaaatcaagcaaggggactccgAGTTGCTCAGggattttgttgatagattccaacgtgaaagaatgactttacctcgtgtacctgataactgggctgcaatagcttttgcaagcaacttaaatgacaaaagctcagaagccacgagaagactTAAAGAAAGCCTTTGAGAGtttcctgcaaccacgtggaatgacaTTTATAACAGGTATTGTACGAAGTTGCGAATTGAGGAAGATATCGTACCTCAGTTTCGTCATGAAGAAAGGAGCAATTCCAggagatcagaaaccgaaaaaagatcaggtaaaaataggtacgatccatatatgggacctgcagggaaaaactcacggtcaaagcaggatagtcaacgatatgatcaaaaatcgaggaacatgGAATCTTGTTCTTCATCAAGGTTCAGAAATGACCGAAAtagacaagagtcacgagataatgacagaagtttaaaagCAAGGTTtggcggatataactttaatgtcactacctccgagctcgtagctgttttgaggagcatgggagataaggtacgatggccaaaagagatgcggtcaaatccaaatagacgcaatccaaaCCATTGGTGcaaattccacaatgatcacgggcacaaaatttcagaatgtagattcttacaaagtgaagtggatcatctattgaaacaagggtatctcactgagttatttagtgagaaaggtaagcaagcctaTTTGAAAAATAGGCAGGAGCCACCAAAGCCCCCTTCAACCAAGAGAACCGTGAATGttataagtgggggagaagatattcacggtgtAACATATACggcttccaacaaggtttctaaagtaacgataacacacgggaaacgggtacgacaggttttagaaaatgaaagtatttctttcgatgatgcagataccgaaggagtaatGACCCCacataacgacgcactggtaagatctttacttgtatatgatactaatgtaaaacgagttttgattgatccaggaagttccgtgaatattatactattaagggtattacgtgaaatgcaagttgaagacaaaatgatacctaaGGCGCATACCCTATCCGtgttcgacaattcaagtgtggtaacaaaagaagaggtaattctaacaacttttgctttaggtgttgttaaagaaactaaatttcaggtagtagatatggaaatggcttacaatatgatcatggggagaccttggatccataACATGGATGCtatcccatcaactctacatcaagttattaaattcccatcaccgtgGGGAATTttccaaattcgtggggatcagcagacagccaggagtatcaacgctgtaacagatacgagcaccgtaaataaagaaaaataacaatTACAGGAAAAAGTTGAAGGTATCAAGGATCAAACCTCAACcgaacaagaaaagacagatttagacttgagacctgatacaattcaggaacctgaagagaatgaaaatatcaaaacaacaattgaagagctcgaggctgtgatattatttgagcaatggcctgaacggaaggtttatgttggagccaatttaagctcagACATGCGAGATATGTTGATTGAATGTTTAAAAGctaacgtggattgttttgcttggttccatgctgatatgacagggataccaccggatgtgatgactcacaaactaaatgaagacccatccttcacaccagtaaagcaaaagaaaagaaagcaaggagctttcaaaaatcaggtgattcaagatgaggtccaaaagctattaaaaattgggtcaatacgcgaggtaaagtatcctaattggttagcaaacacagttgttgtacctaagaaaaatggtaagtggcggatttgcgtggattatacagatcttaacaaagcctgcccaaaagattatttccctttaccgcatatagatcagttaattgatgcaactgcaggacatgaacttttgagttttttagatgcatattcggggtacaaccaaattaaaatggaccccagtgacgaagaaaaaacttctttcatcacagatagggggacttactgttataaagtaatgccctttggtctcaaaaatgctggagcaacctatcaaaggttggtcaccaaatgttccaagaacatttaggaaaaaccatggaggtatatatagacgatatgctcgtcaaaacccagcattctcatgatcatatttctcatttatctattacatttgaaatttttcgaaaatttaatatgaaactcaatccagaaaaatgtgcatttggggttgcctCAGGCAAATTTTTGGGATTTctcgtttctaaccgtggtattgaggtaaatccttctcagatcaaagcaatagaggaGATCCATGATATCCTTACGAGTAaaaaagaagtccaaaggctaacgggaagaattgcagccttgaggagatttattcccaaatcttcagaaaaatgctttaaatttttctccgcactcaaaaagcaagatcattttgaatagaacgaagattgtcaacaagcccttagaaatttaaaagcttacttgtcaaatccatcattattggcaaaaccaaaagaaggagaaaagctaCTCATTTATTTGGCCGTgtcagaagttgcggtaagtgatgttttagtccgtgaggaccaaggtaaacaatctcctatctattatgtaagcaagtctttattagatgctgaaacacgatatccacaactagaaaaattagcattagctttgatcatgacatctagaaaattaagaccttattttcaatgtcatcccattattgtagttactgcttttccattacgaaacattttgcataaacatgaattgtcagggaggttagcaaaatgggctatagaattaagtgaatacgaaatcatttatcaacctaggactgctataaaatctcaagtattagccgatttcgtagctgattttagccaggggatgcatttagaagcagaaaaagaattacaagtttttaatggtgcaaacccggggacttggattttattcactgatggttcgtctaatgtaaaaggagcaggcctagggatagttctcataccacctacgggtgagactattagacaggctataaaatgtcattatataactaacaatgaagcagagtatgaggctgtaattgcaggtctagaattggcacgagaactcggcataacacagattataatcaagagtgattctcaacttgtggtcaatcaaatgctggggacttatacagccagggagacacgaatgcaagaatatctcgaaaaggtacgggaactaataaagcaattccaaacttggaaagtaatgcagatcccaagagatgagaatgtggaggcagatgctttagctaatctcgcatctgcagcagacgtagcaaacgacgcaaatgcttcagtcgtacatttatttcattctgttctcgaacctgataagaacgaggtaaattttaatcatttaacatgggattggagaaacaaaattattgcttttttacagcGCGGAACCGTGCCTGCTGACAAAAGAAAAGCTTATgcacttcgcaaaaaagctgctcgttactgtttacatcaaggaaatctttatcgaaagatgttcggtgggccattagcaaggtgtctcggaccttcccaaacagaatatgtgataagagaagtacatgaaggacattgtggaaatcacgcaggaggaaggtcgCTGGTAAAAATGCTaattcgagcagggtattattggcctaaaatggaagaagaagcaaacggTTTCGTGTCcaagtgtgataaatgtcaaagatatgGCAATAATATGCATACTAGCTGAGCTATTGCACCCTGTTATAGCctcgtggccctttatgaaatggggaatggatatcgtaggtccattgCCACAAGCAAAAAGTCAGGTGAAATTtatacttgtacttacagattattttactaaatgggtagaagcaggagcatttaaacaacgagagaaggaagttaaagacttcatttggagaaatataatatgtcgttttggagcaccaaaggaaatTGTGTGTGACAACGGTCcgcaattcataggagctcaaatcactgaattttttcaaagttggcaaattaaaaggataacatttactccataccatccagtgggtaatggacaagcggaatccacaaacagggtcattatcaacaacttgaagaaaaggttacaggattcaaaaggtaattggcctgaggtattacctggggtattatgggcttatcgtacaacgacaaaaacaagcacaggagaaacacccttttcaatggtttatggtgcggaggctttaattccagttgaaataggagaaccgagcacacggtacgttcaaacaacggaggaatcaaatgatgaagagatgcgggtgaatcttgatttgctcgaaggaagaagagaaactgcattaataaggatggcagcacaaaagcaagtaattgaacggtattataacaggaaagcacgcctcagattctttaaaattggggacttcgtgcttaaaaaggtgttccaatctacaaaagctgctaattcaggaaagctaagtccaacatgggaaggaccctatagagttcgtgacattgcgggaaaaggagcatacgagttggagacaatggatggcaaggttC
Coding sequences:
- the LOC138873788 gene encoding uncharacterized protein, whose translation is MGPAGKNSRSKQDSQRYDQKSRNMESCSSSRFRNDRNRQESRDNDRSLKARFGGYNFNVTTSELVAVLRSMGDKVRWPKEMRSNPNRRNPNHWCKFHNDHGHKISECRFLQSEVDHLLKQGYLTELFSEKGKQAYLKNRQEPPKPPSTKRTVNVISGGEDIHGVTYTASNKVSKVTITHGKRVRQVLENESISFDDADTEGVMTPHNDALVRSLLVYDTNVKRVLIDPGSSVNIILLRVLREMQVEDKMIPKAHTLSVFDNSSVVTKEEVILTTFALGVVKETKFQVVDMEMAYNMIMGRPWIHNMDAIPSTLHQVIKFPSPWGIFQIRGDQQTARSINAVTDTSTVNKEK